Proteins from one Agelaius phoeniceus isolate bAgePho1 chromosome 10, bAgePho1.hap1, whole genome shotgun sequence genomic window:
- the LOC129124439 gene encoding uncharacterized protein LOC129124439 isoform X3, which yields MAGQRGGLALPLLWPLLLLLLLSLTCLSVLHLALETTAMGVTATVSPALPTSSTPMESSTLLPATDSTTAGTLLSSSPETEASTPEESSTSTETENTSPPTVLPPTTTTEDSSESTEETLADTTASPVISTSDPMSSPSSSYPDETTPDILPSTVEPTTGTEPSSPATSSAQTSEAATLSTPTAPPTLLPSCPPGSPNTSASHLFLSVRLSTPLDLGNTTVQELVLSKLREDLQTEFPCAGLSLAWRGKRRT from the exons atggctgggcagagaggagggctggccctgcccctgctctggcccctgctgctgctgctgctgctgagcctcaCCTGCCTCTCCGTGCTGCACCTGGCTCTGG AGACCACTGCCATGGGTGTGACAGCAACTGTGTCCCCAGCTCTCCCTACCTCCTCAACACCCATGGAGAGCTCAACACTGCTGCCTGCCACTGACTCCACCACCGCAGGcaccctcctttcctccagccCTGAAACAGAAGCCTCCACCCCAGAGGAATCCAGCACATCCACAGAGACTGAAAACACCTCACCTCCCACTGTGCTTCCTCCCACCACAACTACAGAAGATTCATCTGAATCTACAGAAGAGACCTTGGCAGACACCACAGCCAGCCCTGTTATCAGCACCTCAGACCCCATGAGCTCTCCCTCTTCCAGCTACCCAGACGAGACCACTCCCGACATCCTCCCCTCAACTGTGGAGCCGACCACAG GCACTGAGCCCTCTTCCCCTGCCACCAGCTCAGCCCAGACCTCAGAGGCTGCTACCCTCAGCACACCTACAGCCCCGCCAACGCTGCTGCCATCCTGCCCCCCTGGCTCACCCAACACCA GTGCATCTCACCTCTTTTTGTCGGTGCGGCTAAGCACCCCTCTGGACCTGGGGAACACCACGGTGCAGGAGCTGGTCTTGTCCAAG CTCCGTGAGGACCTGCAGACAGAATTTCCATGTGCTGGCCTGTCACTGGCATGGCGAGGGAAGAGGAGAACTTGA